The proteins below are encoded in one region of Rhizobacter sp.:
- a CDS encoding alpha/beta fold hydrolase: protein MTVLQTYHRLAADDGHPIDLHSWTDDAASVRGIVQIAHGMGEHARRYRALAEALAATGVAVYANEHRGHGEEALRRHEKGELGPRGFPGLVADMRRVSEFARGRHPGVPLILLGHSMGSFAVKVYLLDHAHEVDAAAFTGTVALDLAEAGNASAWKLADKAAAPAVVRRTPFDWLSRDEAQVDAYIADPLCGHRLNVKSRQSMYAAYARTTPPGAFRVVPPTMPLFFFVGGDDAMHRQLAYFEPLVERFRSAGATDITVKVYPGARHEVLHETHRDEVIADVVGWVQRVLGG from the coding sequence ATGACGGTGCTCCAGACGTACCACCGCCTCGCCGCCGACGACGGCCACCCGATCGACCTGCACTCGTGGACCGACGATGCGGCGTCCGTGCGCGGCATCGTGCAGATCGCCCACGGCATGGGCGAGCACGCACGCCGCTACCGCGCGCTCGCCGAAGCACTCGCGGCCACCGGCGTGGCCGTCTACGCCAACGAACACCGCGGCCACGGCGAGGAGGCGCTGCGCCGCCACGAAAAAGGCGAGCTCGGGCCGCGTGGCTTCCCGGGCCTGGTGGCTGACATGCGGCGCGTGAGCGAGTTCGCCCGTGGGCGCCACCCCGGCGTGCCGCTCATCCTCCTCGGGCACAGCATGGGCTCGTTCGCGGTGAAGGTCTACCTGCTCGACCACGCGCACGAGGTCGACGCCGCCGCCTTCACCGGCACCGTCGCGCTCGACCTCGCCGAAGCCGGCAATGCCTCGGCCTGGAAGCTGGCCGACAAGGCCGCCGCGCCGGCCGTGGTGCGCCGCACGCCCTTCGACTGGCTGAGCCGAGACGAAGCGCAGGTCGACGCCTACATCGCCGACCCGCTGTGCGGCCACCGCCTGAACGTGAAGTCGCGCCAGTCGATGTATGCGGCCTACGCGCGCACCACGCCGCCGGGCGCCTTCCGCGTGGTGCCACCGACGATGCCGCTCTTCTTCTTCGTCGGGGGCGACGATGCGATGCACCGCCAGCTCGCCTACTTCGAGCCGCTGGTGGAACGCTTCCGCTCGGCGGGGGCGACCGACATCACGGTGAAGGTCTACCCCGGTGCGCGCCACGAGGTGCTGCACGAGACCCACCGCGACGAGGTGATCGCCGACGTGGTGGGGTGGGTGCAGCGGGTGCTGGGCGGCTAG
- a CDS encoding AAA family ATPase, producing MSHRFKLGLVVGKFAPLHHGHLHLIDTAAAQCERVLLLSWCEPEPARCDAATRRRWLQACRPQHEAWVFDQSSFAQGLPPDASDDATQQRFLAWLLAEVLQQKPDAMFASEDYLVPCAARLSQTLGHAVAPVMVDRNRSTVPVSATRIREQPVAHRQHLPAAVWADWVPRVCLLGGESSGKSTLAQALAERHGTVFVAEYGRELWERQGGVLQEPDLLHIAEEQLRREDAAAAQAGAFLACDTSPLTTLFYALDQFGRADPALQALAARRYDLVVLCEPDFPFVQDGTRRDAAFRQRQTDWYVAQLAQRGITPLRARGSVDDRVRRIEEALGL from the coding sequence GTGAGCCACCGTTTCAAGCTCGGCCTCGTCGTCGGCAAGTTCGCGCCGCTGCACCACGGCCACCTGCACCTGATCGACACCGCGGCGGCGCAATGCGAGCGGGTGCTGCTGCTGAGCTGGTGCGAGCCCGAGCCTGCGCGTTGCGACGCCGCCACCCGCCGGCGCTGGCTGCAGGCCTGCCGGCCGCAGCACGAGGCCTGGGTGTTCGACCAAAGCTCGTTCGCGCAGGGTTTGCCCCCCGATGCGAGCGACGATGCGACGCAGCAGCGTTTTCTCGCGTGGCTGCTGGCCGAGGTGCTGCAACAAAAGCCCGATGCGATGTTCGCGAGCGAGGACTACCTCGTGCCGTGTGCGGCGCGGCTGTCGCAAACGCTCGGCCACGCGGTGGCGCCAGTGATGGTGGACCGCAACCGCAGCACGGTGCCGGTGAGCGCCACGCGCATCCGCGAGCAGCCGGTCGCTCATCGACAGCACCTGCCCGCCGCCGTGTGGGCCGACTGGGTGCCGCGCGTGTGCCTGCTCGGCGGCGAGTCCAGCGGCAAGAGCACCCTGGCGCAGGCCCTCGCCGAACGACACGGCACCGTGTTCGTCGCGGAATACGGCCGCGAGCTGTGGGAGCGCCAGGGCGGGGTGTTGCAGGAGCCCGACCTGCTGCACATCGCCGAAGAGCAGCTGCGGCGCGAAGACGCCGCCGCGGCGCAGGCCGGCGCCTTCCTCGCCTGCGACACCTCGCCGCTCACCACGCTCTTCTACGCGCTCGACCAGTTCGGTCGCGCCGACCCCGCGCTGCAGGCGCTGGCCGCGCGTCGCTACGACCTCGTGGTGCTGTGCGAGCCCGACTTCCCCTTCGTGCAGGACGGCACGCGCCGCGACGCGGCGTTTCGGCAGCGGCAGACCGACTGGTACGTGGCGCAGCTTGCGCAGCGCGGCATCACGCCCTTGCGCGCGCGCGGTTCCGTCGACGACCGCGTGCGACGGATCGAAGAGGCGCTGGGCCTCTAG
- a CDS encoding AEC family transporter: MYSLILLKLLAILLMVAIGYGAGRMRWLGENDPARVLGYAAFYIFVPALLFRTTSHIDFTTLPWGTLAAFFVPIVVLMVVLYAWQRRTPGLPTAGPSVRAITASFGNTVQLGIPMAAAMFGEQGLPIHVAIVSLHALTLLTVLTALVELDLARERARSGDAEAHIGRMLFDTARKTIIHPVVLPILAGLVWNALGAPTPALIDEVLVQFGHAVVPLCLVLIGLSLAQYGLQGALAGAVRLSLWKLLLLPAVVLVVGHWGFGLSGLPLSVVVMAAALPTGNNALIFSQRYHSLEGETTATITVSTFAFALTAPVWLWIVTHL; the protein is encoded by the coding sequence ATGTACTCGCTCATCCTGCTCAAGCTCCTCGCCATCTTGCTGATGGTGGCCATCGGCTACGGGGCAGGGCGCATGCGCTGGCTGGGCGAGAACGACCCGGCGCGGGTGCTGGGCTACGCGGCCTTCTACATCTTCGTGCCGGCGCTGCTCTTTCGCACCACCTCGCACATCGACTTCACCACGCTGCCCTGGGGCACGCTGGCCGCCTTCTTCGTGCCCATCGTGGTGCTGATGGTGGTGCTCTACGCGTGGCAGCGCCGCACGCCGGGCCTGCCCACCGCGGGCCCGAGCGTGCGGGCCATCACCGCGAGCTTCGGCAACACGGTGCAGCTGGGCATCCCGATGGCGGCGGCGATGTTCGGCGAGCAGGGCCTGCCCATCCACGTGGCCATCGTGAGCCTGCATGCGCTCACGCTGCTCACCGTGCTCACCGCGCTGGTGGAGCTCGACCTCGCCCGCGAGCGCGCGCGCAGCGGCGATGCCGAGGCGCACATCGGCCGCATGCTCTTCGACACCGCCCGCAAGACCATCATCCACCCGGTGGTGCTGCCCATCCTGGCCGGCCTGGTGTGGAACGCGCTGGGAGCGCCCACCCCCGCGCTCATCGACGAGGTGCTGGTGCAGTTCGGCCACGCGGTCGTGCCCTTGTGCCTGGTGCTGATCGGCCTCTCGCTTGCGCAGTACGGTCTGCAAGGCGCGCTGGCCGGTGCCGTGCGCCTGTCGCTGTGGAAGCTGCTGCTGCTGCCGGCGGTGGTGCTGGTGGTCGGGCACTGGGGCTTCGGCCTGTCGGGCCTTCCGCTGTCGGTGGTGGTGATGGCCGCGGCGCTCCCCACCGGCAACAACGCGCTCATCTTCTCGCAGCGCTACCACTCGCTCGAAGGCGAGACCACGGCCACCATCACGGTGTCGACCTTCGCTTTCGCCCTGACCGCGCCGGTGTGGTTGTGGATCGTGACGCACCTCTGA